The Marinilongibacter aquaticus genome has a window encoding:
- the secY gene encoding preprotein translocase subunit SecY, giving the protein MNKLITTLKNIWSIEELRNRILNTLLIILIFRVGSYIVLPGVDPTRLQDLTGGNGLLGLLDTLVGGAFSNASIMALGIMPYISASIAIQLMGLALPYFSKLQKEGESGRKKLNQITRWLTLAVTAVQGFTYLKTAIPTDAITVNQGLFYFSSVVMLVAGTMMCVWLGERMTEKGVGNGISMIIMIGIVSRLPAGLVQEFGARTNEGQILFFIIEMVVLFLVVVFAVAITQAVRRVPVQYAKQIVGNKMVSGQRQYLPLKVNISGVMPIIFGQALMFIPSAVASLFSETSDFWANVQTVFSDFTSWQYNALYAFLIIAFTFFYTAITINPNQIADDMKRSGGFIPGIKPGVATSDYLAAILDRITLPGAVLLSLVAIFPAIASMFGVSNVFAQFFGGTSLLILVGVVLDTLQQIESYLLMKRYEGLMQSGRLQGRQTSVVTQ; this is encoded by the coding sequence ATGAATAAACTGATAACGACTCTCAAAAACATTTGGTCAATTGAAGAATTGAGGAATAGAATTCTCAACACCCTTTTGATCATATTAATTTTCAGAGTTGGATCTTATATCGTGTTGCCTGGAGTGGATCCCACACGTTTGCAAGATTTAACAGGTGGAAATGGCTTATTGGGACTTTTGGATACTTTAGTTGGAGGTGCTTTTAGTAACGCCTCCATCATGGCATTGGGTATTATGCCCTACATCTCGGCATCGATTGCGATTCAATTGATGGGATTGGCTCTACCGTATTTCAGCAAATTGCAGAAAGAAGGGGAGTCTGGCCGTAAGAAGCTGAATCAAATCACACGTTGGTTAACCTTGGCTGTGACAGCAGTACAAGGTTTCACGTATTTGAAAACTGCAATTCCTACGGATGCCATTACGGTAAATCAAGGTCTTTTTTACTTCTCTTCAGTAGTAATGCTTGTGGCCGGCACAATGATGTGCGTGTGGTTGGGCGAGCGTATGACAGAGAAGGGTGTAGGAAACGGGATTTCGATGATCATCATGATCGGTATCGTATCGCGTCTTCCAGCAGGTTTGGTGCAAGAATTTGGTGCAAGAACAAACGAAGGACAGATTCTATTTTTCATCATTGAAATGGTGGTTTTGTTCTTGGTTGTTGTGTTTGCTGTGGCCATTACGCAGGCGGTTCGCCGTGTGCCGGTACAGTACGCCAAGCAGATTGTAGGAAACAAGATGGTATCTGGGCAGCGTCAATACTTGCCTTTGAAAGTGAATATCTCTGGCGTAATGCCGATTATCTTCGGTCAGGCTTTGATGTTCATTCCTTCGGCAGTGGCGAGCTTATTTTCGGAGACAAGTGATTTCTGGGCAAATGTGCAGACCGTTTTCTCTGACTTTACCTCTTGGCAGTATAATGCATTGTATGCTTTCTTAATCATAGCATTTACATTCTTCTATACGGCCATTACAATCAATCCAAACCAGATTGCGGACGACATGAAAAGAAGCGGTGGTTTTATTCCAGGAATAAAGCCGGGTGTAGCCACTTCTGATTATTTGGCTGCGATTTTGGATAGAATTACTTTACCAGGAGCGGTGCTTTTGTCTTTGGTGGCGATTTTCCCAGCGATAGCGAGCATGTTCGGTGTAAGTAATGTTTTCGCTCAGTTTTTTGGAGGTACATCATTGCTTATCCTTGTAGGGGTAGTGTTGGATACTTTGCAGCAAATTGAGAGTTATTTGTTAATGAAAAGATACGAGGGACTTATGCAGTCTGGCCGCCTTCAAGGTAGACAGACCAGTGTGGTAACTCAGTAG